A genomic segment from Thermococcus sp. LS1 encodes:
- the cysS gene encoding cysteine--tRNA ligase, protein MAIRVYNTLTKQKEEFRPLREGEVRMYVCGPTVYDYTHLGHARTYIAFDVIRRYLEHRGYTVLMVMNFTDIDDKIIRRANETGEDPKELAEKFLRYFLEDMKALKVKPADIYPRVTEHIQDIIDFVRKLQEKGYAYEGSDGVYFEVRKFKDYGKLSGIKLEELVKGARVEPGEGKKNPEDFALWKKAKPGEPKWESPWGEGRPGWHIECSTMSTKYLGESFDIHGGGNDLIFPHHENEIAQSEACTGHEWVRYWLHTGFVMVSGEKMSKSLGNFVTIRELLQKYSPEVIRFFVLQKHYRSPLDYTEEGIQHAKNNLERLYNTLENIRVAMEKADVAFRWGKEEFELYETVREARKKFYEAMDDDFNTAEALKAVFEVSNAVNRYLTKVEKPKESVLRKALEFFKIISEVFGLFEDYFKEQKASDEEALIELLVAVRAELRKQRNFALADRIRDELKALGIQLEDTPQGTIWKRISV, encoded by the coding sequence ATGGCCATTAGAGTGTACAACACCTTGACGAAGCAGAAGGAGGAGTTCAGGCCCCTAAGGGAAGGGGAGGTCAGGATGTACGTCTGCGGTCCCACGGTTTACGATTACACCCACCTCGGTCACGCCAGAACCTACATAGCCTTCGACGTCATCAGGCGCTATCTCGAGCACAGAGGTTATACCGTTCTCATGGTCATGAACTTCACCGACATAGACGACAAGATTATCAGGCGCGCCAACGAGACCGGCGAAGACCCTAAGGAGCTCGCTGAGAAGTTCCTTCGCTACTTCCTCGAGGACATGAAAGCTTTGAAGGTCAAACCGGCCGATATCTATCCGCGCGTTACGGAGCACATTCAGGACATTATAGACTTCGTGAGGAAGCTCCAGGAAAAGGGCTACGCCTACGAGGGGAGCGATGGGGTCTACTTCGAGGTCAGGAAGTTCAAGGACTACGGTAAGCTGAGCGGAATAAAGCTTGAAGAGCTGGTTAAGGGAGCGAGGGTTGAGCCCGGCGAAGGCAAGAAGAATCCCGAAGACTTTGCCCTCTGGAAGAAGGCGAAGCCTGGAGAACCCAAATGGGAAAGCCCCTGGGGCGAAGGCAGACCTGGCTGGCACATCGAGTGCTCCACTATGAGCACCAAGTACCTCGGCGAGAGCTTCGACATCCACGGCGGTGGAAACGATCTTATCTTCCCTCACCACGAGAATGAAATTGCCCAGAGCGAGGCCTGCACAGGTCACGAGTGGGTCAGGTACTGGCTCCATACAGGCTTCGTGATGGTTTCCGGCGAGAAGATGAGCAAGAGCCTCGGCAACTTCGTGACGATAAGGGAGCTCCTCCAGAAGTACAGCCCCGAGGTCATACGCTTCTTTGTCCTCCAGAAGCACTACCGCTCGCCGCTCGACTACACAGAGGAGGGCATCCAGCACGCCAAGAACAACCTTGAGAGGCTCTACAACACTCTCGAGAACATCCGCGTGGCGATGGAGAAGGCCGATGTTGCATTCAGGTGGGGCAAGGAGGAGTTCGAGCTCTACGAGACTGTCAGGGAAGCAAGAAAGAAGTTCTACGAGGCCATGGATGACGACTTCAACACGGCCGAGGCACTCAAGGCCGTCTTTGAGGTCTCCAACGCGGTCAACCGCTACCTCACGAAGGTCGAGAAGCCCAAGGAGAGCGTTCTCAGGAAGGCACTGGAGTTCTTCAAGATAATAAGCGAGGTCTTCGGTCTCTTCGAGGACTACTTCAAGGAGCAGAAGGCCAGTGATGAGGAGGCACTCATAGAACTCCTCGTCGCGGTAAGGGCGGAGCTCAGGAAGCAGCGCAACTTCGCTCTGGCGGACAGAATCAGAGACGAGCTCAAGGCTCTGGGCATACAGCTCGAGGACACGCCACAAGGAACAATATGGAAGAGGATTAGTGTTTGA
- a CDS encoding peptidylprolyl isomerase, with product MVKVQKGDVIRLHYTGKVKETGEIFDTTYEEVAKKAGIYNEKGIYGPVPIAVGAGHVLKGLDEQLEGLEVGKKYEIIIPPEKGFGKRDPKLIKTFTLGQFRRQGIFPFPGMPVEIETESGRKLKGKVLTVSGGRVRVDFNHPYAGKHLVYEVEVLEKIEDPIEKVKALIELRMPNVDKEKVIIEVGEKDVTVDFGQLVDEVDKNTLVLGEILLESDLKFIGYEEVKFKPSVDELLKPPEEEEQVIELEEEVSEPLIEKTEEEKPAEEITEAEEVKAKESEEKKEETPEAEEEVKEEPETRKEEQAEEKPKKKSTKKSKTARKRSTSAKRRKTTKKKAEESAESAEEKKEETE from the coding sequence ATGGTCAAGGTTCAGAAGGGAGACGTCATAAGGCTTCACTACACCGGTAAGGTCAAAGAAACCGGGGAGATTTTTGACACCACCTATGAGGAGGTTGCCAAAAAGGCCGGCATCTACAACGAGAAGGGCATCTACGGCCCTGTCCCGATAGCCGTCGGCGCCGGCCATGTCCTCAAGGGCCTTGACGAGCAGCTCGAGGGCCTCGAGGTCGGGAAGAAGTACGAGATAATTATCCCGCCTGAGAAAGGCTTTGGAAAGCGCGATCCCAAGCTCATAAAGACCTTCACCCTCGGCCAGTTCAGGAGGCAGGGCATCTTCCCGTTCCCCGGAATGCCGGTTGAGATAGAGACCGAGAGCGGAAGGAAGCTCAAGGGCAAGGTTCTCACCGTCAGCGGCGGCCGCGTCAGAGTTGACTTCAACCACCCCTACGCCGGCAAGCACCTCGTCTACGAGGTTGAGGTCCTTGAAAAGATAGAGGACCCGATTGAGAAGGTCAAGGCCCTCATAGAGCTCCGCATGCCGAACGTCGACAAGGAGAAGGTCATCATCGAAGTCGGCGAGAAGGACGTCACCGTTGACTTCGGCCAGCTCGTTGATGAGGTCGACAAGAACACCCTCGTTCTCGGAGAGATACTCCTTGAGAGCGACCTCAAGTTCATAGGCTACGAGGAAGTCAAGTTCAAGCCGAGCGTCGACGAGCTCCTCAAGCCGCCGGAAGAGGAGGAGCAGGTCATAGAGCTCGAGGAAGAGGTCAGCGAGCCGCTCATCGAGAAGACCGAGGAGGAGAAGCCTGCTGAAGAGATCACCGAAGCTGAGGAAGTGAAGGCCAAGGAAAGCGAGGAGAAGAAGGAAGAGACTCCCGAGGCTGAGGAGGAGGTCAAGGAGGAGCCAGAGACCAGGAAAGAAGAGCAGGCTGAGGAGAAACCGAAGAAGAAGTCCACCAAGAAGTCCAAAACCGCCAGAAAGAGGAGCACCTCGGC